One Bombus pyrosoma isolate SC7728 linkage group LG11, ASM1482585v1, whole genome shotgun sequence DNA segment encodes these proteins:
- the LOC122572851 gene encoding protein eiger isoform X1, which yields MTSMLSEEDSKVTRMKQKLMNDVHVKEETRSFLSVFRENLSISPSDLEQGFNKHRFRPNRNTILSATALLIALLCLSLESWKFHCSLINAREIEELKRSVESLKHRFVKEDLLNELKAFEEQLYTEMYNDDDDDDPDEADIDNADYDSNYDDDTFSSHDYSPVFGARTSDIPDFSSTIAPVPSPPELSADKTLLKLATAHKIEVKYNQESMKSYKNVDRERHQEKKVLEGKLENHENNTKRKRDVLGTDNVKDHFLNWKMSLKRKRSIDEENHNSKRSFIRRHSPKNHTKGTVASNSGSKEMLDDRSIDDQQNTSIVVSSRHPPKKYNTHSSLDTTDASPSKHNKFTVQGVTNHSAKISHKFRKNMNLSRKIVAIHFDGDRSKASGSDYYAGNGRIRHGGSTFKAWKPSDWVTDLGMGEYFSMSDDGNVTIYETGLYLVYAQIHYNDDHDEIGFHLVVNGRPILQCMIDNSGHSRNISQTCFSAQLTRLKKQDVLVFKEASSPRFAIFDKENSFFGLVKLGELRRPSQ from the exons atGACTTCCATGTTATCTGAAGAAGACTCGAAGGTTACAAGGATGAAGCAGAAACTGATGAACGACGTACacgtgaaagaagaaacgcgatCCTTCCTTAGCGTTTTCAGAGAAAACCTAAGCATTTCTCCGTCTGACCTTGAACAAGGCTTCAACAAACATCGATTTCGACCGAATAGAAATACGATTTTAAGTGCGACGGCTCTGTTAATTGCTCTTCTCTGCCTAAGTCTCGAAAGTTGGAAGTTCCATTGTTCTTTGATCAATGCTCGGGAAATCGAAGAGCTAAAACGAAGTGTAGAGAGTTTGAAACATCGCTTCGTGAAAGAAGATCTACTGAATGAACTAAAAGCCTTCGAAGAACAG CTGTACACCGAAATGTacaatgatgatgatgatgatgatccAGACGAAGCAGATATCGACAATGCGGATTACGACTCAAATTATGATGATGACACGTTTTCTTCGCACGATTACTCTCCGGTATTCGGTGCTAGGACGTCCGATATCCCTGATTTCTCGTCGACAATTGCTCCTGTGCCCTCTCCACCAGAGCTCAGTGCAGATAAAACATTATTGAAGTTAGCAACAGCGCACAAGATCGAGGTCAAATATAATCAAGAATCGATGAAGAGTTACAAGAACGTGGATCGGGAGCGTCATCAAGAAAAGAAGGTTCTGGAAGGGAAATTGGAGaatcatgaaaataatactAAACGAAAGCGAGATGTATTAGGTACAGATAATGTAAAGGATCATTTTTTGAACTGGAAGATGAGCTTGAAGCGTAAACGATCGATTGACGAAGAAAACCATAATTCTAAGAGATCATTTATCAGAAGACATTCTCCTAAGAATCACACGAAGGGAACGGTCGCTTCTAATTCTGGTTCTAAAGAGATGTTGGATGACAGAAGCATTGATGACCAACAAAACAC GTCTATTGTCGTTTCTAGTAGGCATCCaccaaagaaatataataccCACTCGTCTTTAGATACCACCGACGCATCTCCTTCGAAACATAACAAGTTTACTGTGCAAGGTGTCACGAACCATTCTGCAAAGATTTCTCACaaatttcgaaagaatatGAATCTCTCTCGAAAAATAGTTGCTATTCATTTTGATGGAGATCGGAGTAAAGCCTCAGGATCAGACTATTACGCTGGAAATGGGAGAATTCGTCATGGCGGTAGTACGTTTAAGGCTTGGAAACCAAGTGATTGGGTAACTGATCTTGGTATGGGAGAATACTTTAGCATGTCTGATGACGGGAATGTTACCATTTACGAAACAGGATTATATCTAGTTTACGCGCAGATTCATTACAATGATGATCATGATGAAATTGGATTTCATCTGGTGGTGAACGGTCGGCCTATTCTTCAATGCATG ATTGATAACTCTGGTCACTCACGTAACATTAGCCAGACCTGTTTTTCGGCACAGCTGACACGGCTCAAAAAACAAGACGTTTTAGTTTTCAAAGAGGCCAGTTCGCCGAGATTCGCTATTTTCGACAAGGAAAACAGTTTCTTCGGACTAGTGAAACTTGGGGAATTAAGAAGGCCATCGCAGTGA
- the LOC122572851 gene encoding uncharacterized protein LOC122572851 isoform X2 — MHFEGIFTVIYNSPDDSRISGPKISKLYTEMYNDDDDDDPDEADIDNADYDSNYDDDTFSSHDYSPVFGARTSDIPDFSSTIAPVPSPPELSADKTLLKLATAHKIEVKYNQESMKSYKNVDRERHQEKKVLEGKLENHENNTKRKRDVLGTDNVKDHFLNWKMSLKRKRSIDEENHNSKRSFIRRHSPKNHTKGTVASNSGSKEMLDDRSIDDQQNTSIVVSSRHPPKKYNTHSSLDTTDASPSKHNKFTVQGVTNHSAKISHKFRKNMNLSRKIVAIHFDGDRSKASGSDYYAGNGRIRHGGSTFKAWKPSDWVTDLGMGEYFSMSDDGNVTIYETGLYLVYAQIHYNDDHDEIGFHLVVNGRPILQCMIDNSGHSRNISQTCFSAQLTRLKKQDVLVFKEASSPRFAIFDKENSFFGLVKLGELRRPSQ, encoded by the exons ATGCATTTCGAAGGCATCTTTACCGTTATTTATAATAGCCCTGACGATTCTCGGATCTCTGGACCCAAAATATCCAAg CTGTACACCGAAATGTacaatgatgatgatgatgatgatccAGACGAAGCAGATATCGACAATGCGGATTACGACTCAAATTATGATGATGACACGTTTTCTTCGCACGATTACTCTCCGGTATTCGGTGCTAGGACGTCCGATATCCCTGATTTCTCGTCGACAATTGCTCCTGTGCCCTCTCCACCAGAGCTCAGTGCAGATAAAACATTATTGAAGTTAGCAACAGCGCACAAGATCGAGGTCAAATATAATCAAGAATCGATGAAGAGTTACAAGAACGTGGATCGGGAGCGTCATCAAGAAAAGAAGGTTCTGGAAGGGAAATTGGAGaatcatgaaaataatactAAACGAAAGCGAGATGTATTAGGTACAGATAATGTAAAGGATCATTTTTTGAACTGGAAGATGAGCTTGAAGCGTAAACGATCGATTGACGAAGAAAACCATAATTCTAAGAGATCATTTATCAGAAGACATTCTCCTAAGAATCACACGAAGGGAACGGTCGCTTCTAATTCTGGTTCTAAAGAGATGTTGGATGACAGAAGCATTGATGACCAACAAAACAC GTCTATTGTCGTTTCTAGTAGGCATCCaccaaagaaatataataccCACTCGTCTTTAGATACCACCGACGCATCTCCTTCGAAACATAACAAGTTTACTGTGCAAGGTGTCACGAACCATTCTGCAAAGATTTCTCACaaatttcgaaagaatatGAATCTCTCTCGAAAAATAGTTGCTATTCATTTTGATGGAGATCGGAGTAAAGCCTCAGGATCAGACTATTACGCTGGAAATGGGAGAATTCGTCATGGCGGTAGTACGTTTAAGGCTTGGAAACCAAGTGATTGGGTAACTGATCTTGGTATGGGAGAATACTTTAGCATGTCTGATGACGGGAATGTTACCATTTACGAAACAGGATTATATCTAGTTTACGCGCAGATTCATTACAATGATGATCATGATGAAATTGGATTTCATCTGGTGGTGAACGGTCGGCCTATTCTTCAATGCATG ATTGATAACTCTGGTCACTCACGTAACATTAGCCAGACCTGTTTTTCGGCACAGCTGACACGGCTCAAAAAACAAGACGTTTTAGTTTTCAAAGAGGCCAGTTCGCCGAGATTCGCTATTTTCGACAAGGAAAACAGTTTCTTCGGACTAGTGAAACTTGGGGAATTAAGAAGGCCATCGCAGTGA
- the LOC122572352 gene encoding LOW QUALITY PROTEIN: armadillo repeat-containing protein 3 (The sequence of the model RefSeq protein was modified relative to this genomic sequence to represent the inferred CDS: deleted 1 base in 1 codon), with the protein MGPKQVKKCVSNGKTRVDREQQTKNQFDPLRLEVKYPGTAILLLQCQEKPILLAAAAALAKFGSKCQENLEVLFDLEIVDSVILLITHEDLFTRRFAAKLLAEMVAISNVRDFLLDTEYYIPHFIKVLINEQDIFMHEFSSLILAEMTKDMFGAAQLLKQCQDMNFLFERLQSPDPDVKKNTMQIIYNLLQDPVGAKEIIETKNFNMELVYELFNSPYTEIQKLALDVVADLVRRNKDDYLHDHFRRTNGLEALLKFLDNIEWEDLHMDALRILRFACDNPTTVELFDDIGGIKQILKYIEDTSHSKLFMEALDIAVRLSHTSRGRKALYTYGIVDYLLRTLMGNVQANMYEISCHGIGMMTLYNQAAKELTASNCVKHVLDVLKNENLKFSARQAALFALNQLLKCDVKNCQELLDIHGQNYLLWLMKQTGGKVPVEILVGVIECIITIARNQALRDTIITGDIIDAICASFELSCISMNDFKIACCKALSTMCIEKIGKQEFLKAQGPERLYNLLCDVKSIPIRNAAAQLIQLLCADPVLADTFVQTQFHRTIYENDNYSMLNNRSTARVVPSWDTCIEVLFDAHLPIKFALTGRLSLHDITRDGFYVLRRNVCAFPILDDVFRFKFCPLEPIYVVNCIREELHESNLEEGKQENTHTINKRNVFLSQAILHLTMDSKFCRLQCDSYLYDYIELFKCKLIARSRKTCKKIILSFSPRESYKYHGFLFRVSKTTQGFVNINYVASRAKMLAKFVVQQMSGPDPLIRCVDHQLEIHLKEIKESIETSVIPLGMLRVGSYLERALLFKVIADRVHLPAALVRGQYGKAWIEIAVPEVRVPIEEETFHCYLKRDLSCPEVITINEPLKEYPQKYEDSSLTPKDHCSSNFPTKLLKPNFIVDLMDCPGDLLPIGSNRARLYCEKKLTCDTVC; encoded by the exons ATGGGACCAAAACAAGTAAAA AAATGTGTATCCAACGGTAAAACACGAGTGGACCGAGAACAGCAAACGAAAAACCAGTTCGACCCTCTCCGTTTAGAGGTGAAATATCCTGGAACAGCAATATTATTGCTGCAATGTCAGGAAAAGCCTATTCTGTTAGCTGCAGCGGCAGCTTTGGCAAAATTTGGTAGCAAATGTCAGGAGAACCTAGAAGTTTTGTTTGATCTTGAAATTGTAGATAGCGTGATACTACTGATTACACATGAGGATTTATTTACACGAAG attcgCAGCAAAATTGTTGGCCGAAATGGTAGCCATCTCCAACGTCCGTGATTTCCTGTTGGACACCGAGTATTATATCCCGCATTTCATTAAAGTCCTTATCAACGAACAGGATATCTTCATGCATGAATTCTCTTCCTTGATCCTAGCAGAAATGACTAAAGACATGTTTGGAGCAGCGCAATTACTAAAACAGTGTCAGGATATGAACTTCCTATTCGAAAGACTTCAATCACCAGATCCTGATGTGAAGAAGAACACtatgcaaattatatataatctatTACAAGATCCTGTGGGAGCGAAGGAGATCATTGAGACTAAG aattttaacATGGAACTCGTTTACGAGCTTTTTAACTCCCCATATACTGAGATACAAAAGCTTGCACTCGATGTAGTGGCCGATCTAgtacgaagaaataaagatgATTATCTGCACGATCACTTTCGGCGCACGAATGGACTTGAAgctttattgaaatttttggat AACATCGAGTGGGAAGATCTTCATATGGATGCACTCCGGATCCTTCGCTTTGCCTGCGACAATCCCACTACAGTAGAATTGTTCGACGACATCGGCGGTATCAAACAGATATTAAAGTACATAGAAGACACATCACACTCAAAGCTTTTTATGGAAGCTCTGGATATAGCTGTCCGTTTATCACACACGTCTAGGGGCAGAAAA GCCTTATATACCTATGGGatcgtcgattatttattgCGTACATTAATGGGGAACGTACAAGCTAACATGTATGAAATCAGTTGTCATGGTATCGGTATGATGACTTTGTACAATCAAGCAGCCAAGGAATTAACTGCTAGCAATTGTGTGAAACATGTTTTAG ATGTATTAAAgaacgaaaatttgaaattttccgcTAGACAGGCGGCTTTATTCGCTTTAAATCAACTGCTGAAGTGCGACGTGAAGAATTGTCAAGAATTATTAGACATTCACGGACAG AATTATTTGTTATGGCTGATGAAACAAACAGGGGGAAAAGTCCCTGTTGAAATTCTGGTTGGAGTCATAGAATGCATCATTACAATAGCAAGAAACCAGGCTTTGAGAGATACTATAATTACGGGAGATATCATCGATGCCATATGTGCATCTTTCGAA TTGAGCTGTATATCGATGAATGATTTCAAAATCGCTTGCTGTAAAGCTCTGTCCACCATGTGTATCGAGAAGATCGGGAAGCAAGAATTTCTGAAGGCTCAAGGGCCTGAAAGATTATATAATCTATTGTGCGACGTTAAATCGATCCCGATAAGGAACGCAGCCGCCCAATTGATTCAATTATTATGCGCAGATCCGGTTCTGGCAGATACTTTC GTACAGACGCAATTTCATCGTACGATTTacgaaaatgataattatagcATGCTGAACAACCGATCGACGGCGCGAGTAGTTCCTTCATGGGACACATGCATAGAAGTCTTGTTTGACGCGCATCTGCCGATCAAGTTCGCTTTAACTGGACGACTTTCTTTGCATGACATCACACGAGATGGATTTTATGTACTCCGAAGAAACGTCTGCGC TTTTCCCATATTGGATGATGTTTTCCGATTCAAGTTCTGTCCCTTGGAACCTATCTACGTGGTTAATTGCATTCGTGAGGAACTACATGAATCGAACTTGGAAG agGGTAAACAAGAAAATACACATACCATCAATAAGAGAAACGTTTTCTTGTCCCAGgcaatattacatttaacgATGGATTCCAAATTTTGTCGCCTACAGTGCGATTCATATCTCTATGATTACATAGAATTGTTTAAATGCAAGTTAATCGCC CGGAGTCGAAAGACgtgtaagaaaattattctaagTTTTTCTCCGCGTGAATCCTATAAGTATCATGGTTTTCTATTCAGAGTGTCAAAGACGACACAAggatttgtaaatattaactaCGTGGCCTCGCGTGCTAAGATGCTGGCCAAGTTTGTGGTCCAACAAATGTCAGGTCCGGATCCTCTAATCAGATGCGTGGATCACCAGCTAGAAATTCATTTGAAGGAAATCAAAGAAAGTATAGAAACTAGTGTAATCCCGTTGGGAATGTTGAGAGTTGGTTCCTATCTCGAAAGAGCCTTGCTTTTCAAAGTAATCGCTGATAGAGTACATTTACCAGCAGCTTTAGTACGAGGACAGTATGGAAAAGCCTGGATCGAAATTGCAGTCCCGGAG gtGAGAGTCCCAATTGAGGAAGAGACTTTTCACTGTTATCTAAAGAGAGACCTATCTTGCCCAGAAGTTATCACAATCAATGAACCTCTAAAAGAATACCCTCAAAAATACGAAGATTCAAGTCTTACTCCCAAAGATCATTGTTCATCGAATTTCCcaacgaaattattaaaaccgAATTTTATCGTTGATTTGATGGACTGTCCCGGAGACTTGTTGCCAATTGGCAGTAATCGTGCCAGATTATActgtgaaaaaaaattaacctGCGATACTGTGTGTTAG